In the Pseudomonadota bacterium genome, TCGCGGTGCGCCGTGTCACCGCCGAGCGGCTCCATCTCTCGAAGCTGAGCGATCTTGCGGCACATCCGGAGATGGTCATTGGCGTGGGACACGAGTTCATGACCCGCAAGGAAGGATGGAACGCCGTTCGCGCACGCTACGGCCTGCATCCGGAGCGCGTGGTCACGATGGAGCACGAGCTGCTCTACCGCGCCCTGGCCGCCGACGACGTGGGGGCCATCAACGTCTACACCACCGACGGCGACATCGGCTACTACGATCTCGTGGTTCTCGAGGACGACCGCCACCTTTTTCCCCGCTACGACGCGGTGTACGTGTACCGAGACGCCTCGGCCCAGCAGTGTCCGATGCTGCTCGACGCCCTGAGACCTCTGGCCGGTGGCATCGACGAGACCCAGATGATCGCCATGAACGCCGAGGTGAAGGTGCAGAAGAGGGCCGAAGCCGACGTGGCGC is a window encoding:
- a CDS encoding amino acid ABC transporter permease, with the protein product MRRAARCLLIALFLTVACVSTQTAQAQTNGSITIGSKAFPEGIILGDILATMLRRNGVSVTHRAGLGGTQIVWAALLRGEVDVYADYTGTLISEQLHDAHIESTDGLRQALAQRGLSMSAPLGFSNSYGIAVRRVTAERLHLSKLSDLAAHPEMVIGVGHEFMTRKEGWNAVRARYGLHPERVVTMEHELLYRALAADDVGAINVYTTDGDIGYYDLVVLEDDRHLFPRYDAVYVYRDASAQQCPMLLDALRPLAGGIDETQMIAMNAEVKVQKRAEADVA